The sequence below is a genomic window from Lentisphaerota bacterium.
CCCCGGATCGTCTCCCGGACAGAGTTCGAGCATGCCCTCGTGTTCGGCCACGGACTCCTCCAGCCGTCCAGCCGCCTTCAGGCAAGTGGCCAGACGAGACCGCGCCCGCATGTAGGGCCGCGTCTCAAAAAGCCCCCAGAAGATGCCCTTGCCCTCACGAAACACCTTCTTGCCGAGGTTCTTCTCACCCAAGGCCACGAGACGGCGGAGAAACACGACCTCATCCTTGCCGTCAAGCGGCTCGTAGCGCATCAGCCCCAGCCAGGCGTCCACGTTGGTCGGGTCGAGTTCGACGGCTTGGGTCAGTAGATCGAACGCCTCGTCGCTGTCCGCCGCCTCCCAGGCGTCGTAGACCAAATCTTGCGCGTCGCGGACCCCGCGTTTCGCCGACCCGCCCGCCAGACGTTCCATCCGCTGCGAAAGCGATTCGGCTTCACGCGACTGTTTATTGCTCTTCGTGTTCATATTCCCTCCATCTTCACTACGCTCCGCTCATCGACCAACGACGCAAAAGCCGTGTTCTTTAGTGCGGCGTCCTCGTTGCCGCCCTCTTTGGCCAGATACTCCGTGATCGCGGCTTCAAACACGCCTCGTGCGGCGATAAAGCCCTTGTTTCCGATCATAGATACGGACTCGATCACCTCCTTTGAAACGCAAGGCTTTCTCTCCTGGCCCTTCAATTTGGCCACGACGTCCAGAACCTGCGCCTTATTTTGCAGGAAAATAATGCGAGCCAAATAGTACGCGCCTTTTTTCAGCGGACCACGATCCTGCTTGGGCACTTTGGCAATATTCACGCGGCACGCCTCCTCGATGCATCGCGCCGCCAAGATATCCAATGCGCGCACATTGGCGGCGGCACCGGGTTCAAACCCTTCTGGGAGCGGGCTCGCCGGCGATTCTGCATCGGGTTCCCGAAGGTTGAAAACACGATAATAGTCCTCGCCTTGGCGGAAGAACTCCCGGCGACTGAGCGAGTTGCGCAGCTTGGAACACTTCCCCTCAATGACCCCAAGGTATGCCATCGCCGCTTGTTCCTTGGAAAAGATAACTTGATAACCATGACCGGGCGGCGTCTCACCCTCTTTGCGCTCGTAGCCGATGCCGTATTCCTGATAGACCTGCTGGATGGCGCACTGCGTCGCGTCGTTTGAGACCAAGTCCTCCGGACGGATCGCATTCTGCGAGTTCGTCGCGATGATCAGCGCATCGTGAAACGGCTTGTTCGCCGGATCGATCTGGTAAATACGCACCATGACGTTCGAATTGCCTTGGAAACGGTCCTTCAGGTCGGGCGAGTATTTGGCATGATAGAGCGCGTTGACCGTCTGGCAGCCGTTGATGATCTGCATCCCCGTTAGCCGCACGCGCACCTTGCCCTTGCTTGCGGGGAGATCCACGCGAACGTCTTCGGCTGTCATGCTCACGCCGTTGTTCATGTAGCCGAACCAGACACTCTCGTTGCTGGTGACCGTCTGGATGATCCCTTTATTCACATCCTTGCCTGTGCCAAGAAAGAGCCGCACGTTCTTCTCAAAAAGCTCATTATTGCTGTAACGGTCTACCAGACGGATCAACTGGTTCACGTTGACGAAGCCCACCATAACTTTCAGCGGCATACCGTTGGGATTGGCACCGATGTTATGAAGCAGGAATGACTCATTGCCCCATTCGTGGTTCACCTCCAGCGTCTCCTCTTGGATCGGGACGCGGCCGAGTGCGCAAAGGCTGTAGATGTCGGTACCGCCATAGGTCTCGAACGTAAACCCATAGGCCTGTCGGTCGTGTGCGAAAATGTCGCGGATTTCCTGAATCTTGGAGGCGTCGGTGGGTGAAACGTTCTGCCCGTTGACGACGTAGTAACACTGGATTCGCGGCCGGGCGCGCTTGTTTGCGGACAGGGCGGCGTCGAAAGCCTCGCGAACCTCCTTGAAGGCCTCCAGCGTCTTGTCGTCCTGAAGATCGCCGTGCAGGAAGACCGCATTCATGCGGGTGACAAAATGATGGAGTTCCTTGGTCGAAATCCCACCGCTGTAGTCCTCCTTCCACTTGAACTGAAAGAGTTTGAGTTGGACCTCATCGCCCTGATCCAGAATCAGGTAGGCGTCCAACAACTCTTCAGCCTTGCCGGTTCGCTTACGATCCACGTGCAGAAGGCCTTCGAGCAGTTCATCGTCATAGAGGTACGTGATCTTCTGGACCGCCACATACTCGAAAAGCTGTTTGCAGTCGGTGCGCGTGATCCCTGCGGACGGGTTCCGATCTGCGAAGTGGCCCATCTTTTCCTTCAAGAAGGCGATTTGCTCGGCGCTGAGCCGTTGTTCGTTGGCTGTCTTGTTGGTTCTCGGCATGATGGTCTCCTTAGTTACTTAACGCAGATCGATCTTCGCGCGACGCATGGCCCAGAGATCATGCGCCAACCTCCGATAACTGGGGCATTTGATCCCACGTGCGGTGCTCCAATAACCGCCCAGTAACTGATCCTTGATCATGGACCATGACTGCTTGCGGATAAAGAAAGCTCGGTTGCTGCTCATGGTTTCGTGCTCGCCCCCTCCACGATTTCGATCTCCTCCGGCGTCAGGCCGTAGAGGGCGTAAACCTTCTGGTCGATCTCCCGCTCCAATGTGGTCGTGTCGGCGTTCGGGTCTTGCTGCTTGGCGTCAGATATCCTTCTTGCGAGTTTGGCAATCGCAACTTGTTGGCTATCGCTAGCTGGAAATATGGGGAGTTTCTTCAGGTCTGAAACAAGTGCGGCGGACAACCAAGGCCCATACTTCACCCAGCGGTCTCCAGTGACCCGGACACAGTAACGGCGCAAATCTCTACCCGTGATCTCCGGTTTCCACTGACTTCCACACTTTGATCTAGAGTGGTAAGGCCTCTCTCGAACCGTGTCTTCTGTGTGTGGGCCCCCATCAGGAGCTTCGCCAGCACCAACTTCATACGGGTTATAGCCCGAACAGGGCCTGGCGAAATCCTTTAGCGGTTTTGAGACACGGCGTACTTTCTCCAAGATCGAGTTATCCTCAACCCCGCTGAAAATGCTGATGTAGTGGCCAGCATCAACAAACTGGTTCTGCGGAATATCTCTGTGCTTCTTAGGCATATTTGGAAACTCTGCAAGCAGATCATAGATCTTAACGCTTGTGATCGATGCCGTGCTGTTGGTAATTAGTGAGATCAACGTGTTCACTCTAGCACTATCGAACGCTTGTTCCGAGAGCCAACAAATCGCGGAAAGGGAATACCTCTCCAGAATATATCGTCGTAAAGACTTAGCAGACGGGATCGTTAACCATGTCACAGGAGCGATAAAAGCAAGCACACCTGCCTTTCCAAGAAGTCGGAGTGCGGCCTCATAGAACAAAAAGTAGTGTTCATAACTGCCTTGTGAGGATGCATAGTGCTGCTTGAAATATGCTTTTGCTTCATCACCGTGGATCTTGTGGAACCCGTAAGGGGGATTACTACTTACTACATCATAACCATCCGTAACGCCAAACATCCACTCCTGATCAAAGAAGTCCGCCGAAGTGTTTTGGTCGTAGGGGTTCCATGAGGCGAGTCTGCGGGCGGTGGTCGTGTCCCAGCCGTCGCCTTTGAGCAGTTCGGCGATCTCGGCGCGGAGTCGGGTGTCATCGTCACGGCATTTGGCCTTCTGCCTCGGCGTGCGGGCGAGGAAATGGCGTTCGCGCACGCGGCGCAATTCGGCTTCCTTTTTGTCAATGTCAAGGTTACGGAGCAGTTGCTGGCCGGGTCGGTTCACGCCAATGAGCGTGTTGGCGGCGACGAACTTGGTTTCCAAGTTCGGCAACGGACGGACGCCGCGATTGGGCTGTGCGTCGTCAATCTTCTGATCCACGATGAGCGAGATGAAGAACCGCATCTTGGCGATCTGGACGGCGATGGGCTGGATGTCCACGCCGTAGATGCAGTTCTCGATCAGGTAGAGTTTGCGGCCGTAATCCAGTTCGTTGTTCTCAAAGGCTTCGTTGATGCCGGCGATATGCTGTTCCAATTCACGCACGGCGCGTTCGCGGGCCGTGGCGTCCTCGATCTTCTCGGCGGTCGCCATCGTGTCGCGGACACGGGCAATCTGGCGCTCCTTCCATTTCTCGTTGCGCGGGTCGAGTATGCCTAGAATGAAAACGAGTTTGTGCAAGATGCCCATCGGAAACGCGCCCGAACCAACGGCCGGGTCGATGGATTTCAGGCCGTCAATGGCGGCGATGAGGGCGTCCACTTCCGACGGCGTGAATTGGTGGGGTTCGTCATTGTAGGCGAAAAGATGGCGGAGTTTGTGTTCGAGGGTGGCACAGACATTCCTGTCTGTGCTGTTCGACTGTGATGTACAGGCAGGAATGCCTGTACCACCTTGCCCAACAGACAAGAATGTCTGTTCCACCTTGGTTTTCAGGCAGGCGATGAGCGCCTCGTCCACCATGT
It includes:
- a CDS encoding AIPR family protein, encoding MPRTNKTANEQRLSAEQIAFLKEKMGHFADRNPSAGITRTDCKQLFEYVAVQKITYLYDDELLEGLLHVDRKRTGKAEELLDAYLILDQGDEVQLKLFQFKWKEDYSGGISTKELHHFVTRMNAVFLHGDLQDDKTLEAFKEVREAFDAALSANKRARPRIQCYYVVNGQNVSPTDASKIQEIRDIFAHDRQAYGFTFETYGGTDIYSLCALGRVPIQEETLEVNHEWGNESFLLHNIGANPNGMPLKVMVGFVNVNQLIRLVDRYSNNELFEKNVRLFLGTGKDVNKGIIQTVTSNESVWFGYMNNGVSMTAEDVRVDLPASKGKVRVRLTGMQIINGCQTVNALYHAKYSPDLKDRFQGNSNVMVRIYQIDPANKPFHDALIIATNSQNAIRPEDLVSNDATQCAIQQVYQEYGIGYERKEGETPPGHGYQVIFSKEQAAMAYLGVIEGKCSKLRNSLSRREFFRQGEDYYRVFNLREPDAESPASPLPEGFEPGAAANVRALDILAARCIEEACRVNIAKVPKQDRGPLKKGAYYLARIIFLQNKAQVLDVVAKLKGQERKPCVSKEVIESVSMIGNKGFIAARGVFEAAITEYLAKEGGNEDAALKNTAFASLVDERSVVKMEGI